The DNA window TGAAACATGCCTGAAAAAGATTGCATATAGAGAGACTACTCCAACTCTGCAAGTGTATAGAAGAGTAGTAGTATATTATTGTACTAGCATTCGATGCGTGCACATATATGTGTGTACATCATCTACGCGTTTTCGCGCTTCTGCTGCTTTTGGTTTTGTGCACGCTTCTTGTGGTTATGATATGATATGGTATGAACTATGAAGCTTGGGATTGGGACCAATTGTGCGCTGCAGACTTCTCCGGCCGGCCCTGCATGATTTAAACCTGACAaacaagagaaaaatactgttcgttggctgaaaaagtacgacttataaaccaaacaagctcaaacgaacaggacgaGATCAGTGCACGTTAATATATACGTTATTATTATAATAATAGCCCTGCTTGTTGGTAGCTTGATATATACAATACGCCATCTGTGAGTTCTAAAATGTAGGCCCCCTTTTTCATTAATTTTGTGCTAGGTCAAATTCAGGGGCGGACCCAGCACTAGGGCAGCCCGGGCCATGGCCCTAGTCGCGGCCCATGTTTGGAGCAAGTCTTCAGTTTTGGCCCATGAAGCAGCCCAACACATGAAACCCATGGAAGGAGTAGGGTAGCAGGCGCTCGGTGCTTGCTTGCTGAGTCGCTCGGTCTTCCATCGCTCGCGACTCGCGACCGCTGCCGCCCGCCGACCCGCCCTCGCGGCCTCGCCCGTCGCCCACGCTGTCCAGACGGGCACCGACCGCCGACAGCCGCCCCTCGCCCCCTCCGGCCCTCCACTCTGTGCTCCGGTCCGGCTCCGCGGCGTCACCCCTCCTCTCTAGGCAGTCTGCGGCGGCGCGGTTCTTCCTCAGTCGGGCGCCGGCCGCCCACCCGCTGCCACCTGCCTGCTCCTTGCTTTCAGGTGAGCAGCCGAGAAGAGCATCTGAGCAAGGTTTGGATCTGAAACTGATTTTGATTCCAAATTTTCAAGTTCCCAATTTCGACTCTTTGATTCTAATTTCTTATTACAGtgtacaagaagaagaggacaatgACCTTAGTTTCGTATTTCTCTTGAGTTCCTGAGCAACAGGGAGATGCCGAACAACAAGCTACTCCATCCTCAGCACCAGATCTTATTATTAACATTTACTTGATCATTTTCTTATTAACCTTTTGCTTGCTCCTTTTCCTATTAGGAGTTGTTATTGAGGCCATGGAAGTGGACAATGCGAATGCACCAAATCATCACTAGACAATAGGTATTTATTTTCAATGTTCCATGATATTTCTTAGCTATTGTATCGTACTATTAACTATATAGATGTAGAAATTCTCTCGATTTGCAAAGTTTGCTTGAGAATAATTGTTTTACgtgacatacatacatatatatatatatatatatatatatatatatatatatatatatatatatatatatatattgtcataTAGACTGTACTGTAGCTTTCGATTTTTGGCCGCTAGGATTTGGCCCTAGTCTTGGCcaaatcctgggtccgccactggtCAAATTTATCTAAGTTTGAAATGAACTCACATATACAAATACCATGTTAGGCTCATCAAACCAACCATAAATTAAAAAGAAGTCTTGATATTGCAATTATTTGGTttggtagatgttaatatatatatatactccgtaTCTTTGTATAGACACGGTTTACAAAGTTAGAAAAATATCGACTTTGAACGAAATGAACTCGAGGGTCCATAAAACTGAAGAGTTTATAAAACTCGGCCATATAACTGAACGAAAAGCGAAAAGGAAAATAGCCGTGCGCGGGAAGGCCTGACTCCTGAGAGCACGCGATCAGATAAATAAGCAGTGCCTTACACTGAAACAGGAGCTGGCTCAAGGAGACAGGTTGGTACTCCTGTACTTTGGTAGCCTAGCTAGCCTCCAAATGGACTCCACGCAAGCACAGAGCGAGCTGGCACTGCAAATTTGCATTTCCTGGACGTGGACAAGCATAACAGACAATTTGCATTGCCTGGACCTGGACAAGCATAACAGACAAGGAAGAGGATATACTCGGAATACATATAATGGATTTGGTAGGATTAACAAGGTGGTTAGCGGCCGGTTAggtatatataatataattaatCCATCCTAGGATGCAAATATGTACCCTGTTTCTGACTACTGGAGGATGCTAATGTGCACTCTGTTTCTGACCTCTGATCTTAATCTTAGATTCTTAGATGTTTTCCTCTCCCTTCTATTTATTTTTCAGCAGGCCATGTTTGAAAACGTACTTCATTGTCCAAAAAAAATTGTTTGGAAACGTACTACTAGCCTCCTCCTCCAGACCCCAGAGTCTGAACTCTGATGAAGTTGGAACAACAAGAGCAGCAGCAATCCGTAAATTTCATTTCGTTGTTCAGTTCATTAAATACGGGCAAatgacactgatgcatggttgttACACATTATCAACTCTGGATGACTGGATGGACTAATAATACTAAAATAAACTGATGATGGGAGTAGCTAGTTTGCTGAAGGCCGAATTGTTTCTCTGAATTTTTCATTCTCATCTGGTGGGTGTGACTAGAAAAGATGCCTCCCGAATTGAAGGAAGGAAAGCCCGCACGCGTACGTAGATAGACCGGCCGTCTCAGGCGACCAAAACAAACGGACACTGTCACGGGCCTATTTGCACACTGTGACACGCATTCGTCAGCCTCTGGCTCGCATTCGTCGGGGATAAAATATTACTAgaatgtattttttttattttataaaaagaAGAGTGTTAGGAGACCAGAGGGTACATAGGCCTGCATGTTTCAGAAGAGAGAAGCAGCAAGGTGTACCGTGTTTTTTTATAGGCCTGCATGCTCTCAACTTCATTATTATAATACCTGTCATGATCAAATCACAACAACTCCCTGCATAGAAAATTGACAAGAAAATAATACCACAGCACCTggtctcaagaattatatatgcatatgcatgtatatattaaTATATAGAGAGAATAGTCCACCAtactttatttatatatttaataaaGCCGTGAAGTATGAAGAGCGTGAGATGACCGTTTCCCTCGTGTTCGTCGTCGTCGGACGCGGCGCGGCCTCCGCCCTCCATTGGTCGATCGCCGCCCTCACGCCTACATAAAACGACGAGCGCAACGCTCACTCCCACGCCTCGGCTGCCCCGGCTCAGTCAGCGCCTCACCGAGAGCTCACAACCACCCTGCTTCAGGCCTTCAGCTCCAGCTTCACCGTCACCCTCCCTTCCTCCAGTTCCACCACCATGGCCGACCGCGTCCACCCGGCGCCACCGCCGCTCTCCTCATCCCCGCCTCATCAGCTACACGACCAGCGCGCCGCCACCACCGCTCCCTCCGGCGCGGTGCCCCCGCCAACGGACACAACCCCGCTGCAGCGGCACCCGTCCTTCGCGCGCCCGGCGGCGCCACCACCGGGCACCTACATCGTGCAGGTACCCAAGGACCAGGTGCTCCGCGTCCCACCCCCAGACCGCGCGCGCCGGTACAAGAAGCTCTCCACCCGCCCGGCGCGGCGCCGCGCGCTGCGCCGCGCCTGCTGCTGCGCCTGCGCGGCAGTCCTCCTGGTcctcgccctcgccgccgcctTCGTGGGCGCCGTCTACCTCGTCTACCGCCCGCGCGCGCCGGCCTTCTCCGTCGCCTCCCTCTCCATCCACGGCCTCAACGCCACCTCCctcgccctctcctctcccctcacCCCCCGGCTCGACGCCGTCGTGCGCGCGGACAACGGGCGTAACAGCAAGGTCGGCATCGAGTACCGCGGCGGCGGGGAGGTCGCGGTGTCCTACGACTCCGGCAGTGCGCGGCTCGCGGCGGGCCCGTGGCCGGCGTTCCGGCAGCCGCCGAGGAACGCGACGGCGTTCGCGGTGCCCATGACGGGCAACGGCGTGCGGCTCACGGAGGTGCAGGCGGCAAGGATCGCCCGGGAGCAGGCCGCCGGCGCCGTGCCGCTGCAGGTGGAGGCCACCGTGCACGTGCGCCTGCGGTTCGGCGGCGTGCTCCGGACCTGGACCGTGGACGTCAGGGCGCGGTGTGATGTGGCCGTTGATAGGCTCGACGGCGACGCCGTCGCTGTTAACAGAGGGTGTAGGGTCAAGGTCAGGCCgctctggtggtggtggtgatttggtttggtcgtcgcggccgcgccgccgctcgccggcTGTCGTGGACACGTGGTTGAGGTTGACGACGCCGGCTGAACCGTACCCGATCCAACGGCTAGTGATCAGTTACTGCTTCTGCTGCACTTACTGGCATTGAGCAACGGTTGTTACTGTGAAGATAAATTGATTTATAGGGATTTTTTGGGGCGTGTTTaatttggatttcttgttaatgCAGACAGTAATTCAGTAAGTATTATACTGTAATAACTTTCTCTATACTTTTTTGCTGTAATCATATAAATGACCGGAGCATGCATTTCGCTGTGTCCTGAGCTGAGGGCTGCTGCTGTGAATGTGAAGATGGAGAAAAATCTCAGTTCAGTCACTGTTGGTGTAACTGGCTGTTGAACCGGCGGTGCATTTCTGCACTCTGTACGTACTAGTCTGTGGCCAAAGTCAGTCAACTCGTGTACTCGTCGTGTAGTTCGATCTTGTCTTGCTTGTGCTGTCACCAACTTATTACTGCTTGGCATTTTATTGTTtgttttcaaaagaaaaaaaaaatgtgtCTTTTGTATGAGCTTGGTGGCGTTTTATTATAAATTTCAAGTTGGGTGCAAAGGATTTTGCTACGAATAGTGCCCGAGCGGCTGTTTGTCCATGTCTCCATGGCCCTATGCTGGGGTGTCGCATTGCATACTCGCATAGGCAGCAACCTGTTGCTTCAGTTCTTGTgtcacaaatggattttgcactAGAACTAATTAAATGTTATGTTACTCCCTTCCGTTCTAAACTTTTCATCGTTTTAGGGTTTTGATACATAATCTTTTTTCTATCCACCTAGATATGCGTTGTGTGTCTCTCTGTGTGTATATATCCTacgactaaaaagaacaaagtgtgaatattttttggtgcgatatttgttttggttcgtccgtctgcccatgcCTGCGATCCCcacctgctttgaaggaaacaaatcgatcacctgagaccacatgcatggaaggaaacaataatcatgcaccgctcgatagaaaaagaaactgtcatccctgcgatcatcgcctgctttgaagaaaacaaatcgatcatctgaggccacatgcatggaaggaaacaataatcatgcatggaaggaaacaatcatgcGGTGCCCCTATCTCGCTCGGTCACCTGAGATagatcaagcaagacgactcaaTAAGGTTGtcccttaattttagtgtttccagcATGCAGACCTGAAATTAAAAAGTGGTTGCTCCTTGAGAACAttagtggtgccaaataaaagatgtgcaggttatacatggtgagactgatgaaccttctgcaatttcttaaacgaatattcccaccattagtatataTGTCCATTCTCAtgcgtttcttcgtgctcccattagcatataatatgaaagtattgttgtgttcatcatgacttacagttgactactcccattagcatatacttcatTTGCcctaaaatataagtcgttatgggatgcgtgcagatcaaactttctcaactttgactagatttgtaaaaaatacgtgcaacatttatatctccaaataagtttattatgaaaatatattcaatggtctatgtaatgatactaattatgtattataaatataaatattcttttatatataattggtcgaagttaaaaaaagttGATTTCTCGGGAAgtgagaatgaattctattttgggacagagggagtatatgaaagcagtgttgaaaatattttaacaatcaagttcgtctctgtctgattggtaagcttagacatcataatggcatcaaaaatttcgactctcatggacaccctcatggatcagtgcaaagcatcctaatcctacagcatacacaaatgacaactttaaagttatgatattttgaAAGGGTAGACAATAAAGACTatcttagacgttctggcatcagagtatatacgtgcaggcacataggcatggtggtacaagtgagcagccagcagaagtcgagagttagggggtgtttggatcctaggactaaactttagtccctgtcacattgaatttttagatatcaattaggaggactaaacatgagctaattataaaactaattacataagttgtagctaattcgcttgccagcgccgtgTACCGGATTGTATGGAGAtatggtggaacttattcgtggatttgttggcgcacgaaagaaatggatatcgaaaatctcttcctgccggtataaaaatgatcttagccgcatcacggaaagatctacacagtagagtttgtgagcctacgacgccacgctctccgtgactatgtaaatttcacgaacttagctttttggattaaatgtcactttaacgtcggtcatatacttttacagtattgttatcttatcgtgtgatccgtgtgtttttagtacaaaagtttagctgtcccgtagcaacgcacgggcacgaacctatttg is part of the Miscanthus floridulus cultivar M001 chromosome 9, ASM1932011v1, whole genome shotgun sequence genome and encodes:
- the LOC136481228 gene encoding NDR1/HIN1-like protein 13 is translated as MADRVHPAPPPLSSSPPHQLHDQRAATTAPSGAVPPPTDTTPLQRHPSFARPAAPPPGTYIVQVPKDQVLRVPPPDRARRYKKLSTRPARRRALRRACCCACAAVLLVLALAAAFVGAVYLVYRPRAPAFSVASLSIHGLNATSLALSSPLTPRLDAVVRADNGRNSKVGIEYRGGGEVAVSYDSGSARLAAGPWPAFRQPPRNATAFAVPMTGNGVRLTEVQAARIAREQAAGAVPLQVEATVHVRLRFGGVLRTWTVDVRARCDVAVDRLDGDAVAVNRGCRVKVRPLWWWW